GATAATCTTGTTATCATCAGGAGAAGCCACCTTGCCATCATGATTGTAATCTGTAAAGCGATAAAGACCAGTAGCGGGATCAACTCCTTCCAGGTGGTATAGTTTCAGGATGGTGGTAGGATATCCTACAATAAAACTGGAGGCGTATGGAGAACCTTCCAACCCGGGAAAAGAGATCAGTTTGGTTCTTGGTAAGCTCAGGTTCAACGACGATTTCCACTGGATAACCGAAGCAGACGGTAATGGATCAGCGCTTAACTCGATCTCAACACCACTGTTTTGAACGATCGCCGGCAGGTTGGCCTGTACAGATTCAAAACCGGTAACAGCAGACAGCTGGTAGCCCACCAACTGGTTTGAAGAACGGTTTCGATACCAGTTGAATGAAGCATTGATCCTATCATCCAGGAAACCCAATTCCAGCGCGATATCCCATTTAACGGTTTTCTCCCAGCTGTAATCCCCATTATAGAGTTTGGTAGGATTCAGACTGGTAACGCCATCATACATAGCGGATGAAATGGTATAGGTATCCAAATACTGGTAATCCCCAATATTATCACTACCTGCTGAACCGTAACTGCTGCGGAGCTTTCCAAAACTCAACCAGTTAAGATCCCTGAAGAACTTTTCTTCAGAGAACACCCAGGCAGCGCCTGCTGCACCAAAATTCCCGAATCGTTTATTGGGCCCAAAACGGCTGCTGCCGTCCCTTCTTGCAGTTATGTTGAAGATATACCTGTCTTTGAACTGGTAATTCAATCTGCTGAAAACAGCAGCATACTTGTATACAGTTTGCACCTGGTCAGAGATGATCTTTGTAGTGGCTGCTCCTATATTCCTGATGAATACATTGCTTTGAAAGCCGACGCCCTGCATTGAACCCTGACGGTTCTTATCCTGCTGGAATGTGCCACCTGCAAGGATATCCAAACGATGGTCTTCTTTTTTGTAACTCCAGTTCACCTGTGGCTCCGTAATGATCGTAAAACGATCCTGGTTATTTTTGGAAGTGTTGGAATAGGCAGCAGATTGTCCTGTTACATAGGCCGGGTTATAGATGGTATTGGGATTGATCCGCCATTCTTCAAAATCCTGGTAATTTATCCCGCCGCTTAATTTCAGTTGGAAGTTATTGAACAGTTCATACTGCAGATTAATGTTTGTGAGAAACTGTTTGCTATCGTTGGAATAAGTGCTTTGAAAAGCAGCAACAGGATTGGTAAAAGTGTTGTTCTCCCAGTTCAGGCTGCCGTCTTCCTTATAAAGCGCAGGAGCATTAGGCGATAATGTATGTGATGATTTGGTTACATCACTGCTGATAACATTATTTTGAAGGAGTGAAAACGAATTGGAGATGTTCAGCCGAAAACGATTATCTCTTGATCGATGCCCGATACTATTGGAGATGGTATTGGTCTTGTATTTGAAGTCTTTATTGAACACGGTGGTCTGTTCGTTATGGGAAAGCGTCAATAAATAACTGGTGGTTTCATTGCCACCGTTAACAGAAACCTGTGTGTTCATGGAGGTGGCTGTATTGCCGATCAGTTCCTTCCGCCAATTGGTATACCTGCTTTGATCCCAGGTGCCATTCACATCATAAGCATTTGCCGGATACTGGGTAATTCCAGCGTTGGCAAAAGCCTGTCTCCGCATATCCAGGTACTGCTCTGTATTCATCATCTTCAGTCTTGAACTGGCTTTACTCAGCGCAAATGCGGAATTCAAACTAATGCTCGCCTTTCCCGATCTGCCTTTTTTAGTGGTAATGAGCACAACGCCATTGGCGCCCCTGGAACCATAGATGGCTGTAGCATCTGCATCTTTGAGGATCTCGATACTACCAATGGTATTGATATCGATGCTGTTCAAAGGATTGATGCGGCTCAGCGGGAACAGTGAATTATTGGCATCGGATTTCATTTCACTGATAGGAATGCCATCGATCACGTACAGCGGCTGGTTCCCATCCGAATTTATCACTCCGCCACCAAGCACCCTTAAACTATTGCGTCCCCTGATCTGGATATCATACCCACCACCAGGCACACCTGTGTATTGAGTAATGCTGACGCCGGCCATACGGCCCTGGATAGCCGATAACAGATTAGTGACAGGCTGATTCTCGATATCCTTTGTAGTTACCCTGGAAATACTGCCGGTACGTTGTTTGTCTTTTACAGAATAATAGCCCGCATTGAAAACAACTTCCTGCATATCATTCGGACTTTGTTTCAAACGTATGGTCCGGAATAATTGGGAACTTCCAATATCAGCAGCTGTAACGCGGTAGTCAACCGGTTCAAATCCTATAAAGGAGATGGTCAATACATCGCCTTCCGCCACATCAACATTTGCCCAACCATCTTTGTCTGTTACTACACTGTGTTTATTCTTTATTACGATCGATGCACCATGCAATGGCTTACCTGTTGAATCCACAACATGGATCCTTAACGGAGGCAATTCAGGGTAGAGGAGAAGCCGCTTCTCCCGGTTCAGTACGGCTTGTTTCTTTTCTTTAATGAAAATGGTTTTGGAGCGGATCGTAAATTCGTAACCGAGATCCTTCAATATCATTCCCAGGAAATCCCTGAGTTGCATATTCTTTACGCTTATACTGATCTTATGAGAGCTTACAGGATTGGTGTTTTCTCTCATTACGAAATAGCCGGTCTTCTCCTTAATAACATTGAATATCTTCTCCATCGGAACGTTCGTGCCGGAGTAAGTGATGGTTTGCGATGAAGTACTGGCAGACAACGATAAACAAAAAATCAATAAGAAGCCCGCAGTCAATTGCATAATCCTCCAGGTTTGGGTTACGGAAGAAAGCCTCTCAGCAGTATAGCCGCTTTCGGCTTCAACCGGTTTGTTAAATAACCGGAGCGCATGCCGGTTTTCCCTGATAGCAATGCGATTCCGATTACAAAAAGCAGTAAATAACATACTTTTGCAGCAGCCTGTTTACCACAGGCAGGTTTTGGGTTGATGAATAAACTTTCGCTAAATGGTTTTTCGTTTATATCCCGAAACTTTTCCGGGAATGTTTGCCCATTCCCGGTTTTCTTTCTCACGCTGAGGGCGTTTGACGTCGCTCGAAACATAAATAAAATTCCGAGGACAAGGCTTAATTATTGTAGAGCACGTACGTGCAAAATTCTTCCTTCAATTCTGAAACTGGCGCCCATACCATCCAATCCGTCCAGGGCATCTTTCAATGATAAATCCCTGTCCATTTCTCCATCCAGCATCTTTTTGGGAACTCCGGCATCGTAGACTATTTCCATATCGTACCATCTTGCCAGTTGACGCATGGCTTTGTCGAATGGAATATTCCTGAAATTGAATACACCGTTCTTCCAGGCCAGGTCCTGATCTATATCTGTTGCTGCAATATGCCCGTTAAGGAAAGCTTGCCCGGGCACCAATATCTTTTCTCCAATTTTCACCCTGCCATTGAGCAGCGAGGTTTTCACCCCGTTCTCGTCAGGATAGGCATTGACGTTAAATGCAGTTCCCAATACTACTATTTCCTCCTCAGGTGTTCTTACCACGAAAGACTTCGAGGCATTGGGCGCAACTTCGAAAAATACTTCGCCAGTAATATTCACTTCCCGTTTTTTGTCTGTAAATGCTGTAGGATAAGTAATGGAACTGGCGGCATTCAGCCAAACCTTTGTACCATCGGCCAGTGTAAGCTGGAATTGTCCTCCCTTCGGTGTGGTGATAGTATTGATGAGGACTATGCCTGTATTTGAATAGGATATTGATCCCTGGCTGTTTTCAATGGATAATGCTCCATCGCGGATGGTACCTGCGGCGGAACTGTCCAGCACCACTTGTTGTCCGCCGGATAATGTAAGCACTGCACGATTGGTTCCGGGAAGAATATCTTTCTTATTGGTTGATGGTCCTGTACCGGTTATTTGCGTATCCTGCTTTAGCTGCCTGAAATAAAAATAAGTACCTGCACCAAACAGGAGTATGATTGCAGCTGCGTAGCGGAGCCAGGCAGTTCTCAGAATAGATACACGGCGTACAACTTTGGAAACCTGCGGCAAATCAATGGCCGGTTTCATCTCAGGGAACTGTTGCTGCAATATTGCAAGCGCGCGCTCCTTGTTGAGCAATTGTTTTCGGTGAAGCCAGTCAGACAGGTATTGACCATCCAGCAGTTCCTCAAATGCAGCATCATGGCGCGGACTGACCTGCCGCCAGCTTTCCAGTTCCTCCAATTCAGCAGGAGAAATTTCTCCTTTCAGGTACTTGTCAAATAATCGGGCGATATGTTCAGAGCGTGGAGTCATTCTTCAGTAAAACGACCAACTTTTAAAAGTATACCCGTCTCGCTAAAAATATTTTTATTTCTTTTCCAGCAGCGATAGTGTGAGCCAAAGCCCGGCAGAGGTGAGCCATTTATTTCCCAGAAGATGCAGCCGCATCAGTTCGAGTGCACGTGCCTTGTAATTCTGAACGGTATTATAGGAAAGCTGCATTTCTGCAGCCACTTCGGTCAATTTCATTCCCTCAACAAATGAAAGACGGATCACCCGCTGAAGCTGGGAGGGCAGGGCTTCAATGGCGGCATTGACTGCAAGTATGGCTTCAGACCTGATATAGTTCAGCTCTGCATCATCCATTTCATTCTGCAGGTATTTGATTTCCTGGTGCGCCCTGGAATGTCTTTTCTGGGTTTTGATATAATCGAGCGCAGCATTGTTTGCTGAAGTGAACAGAAATGATTTGAGTTTTGCCAGCGTCTCAAAATCCTGGTGCCTGGTGAAACTTTTTGCGAGCGCCTGTATGGCGATGTCTTCGGCAACCTGCGTGTCCCTGACCATATGATCTGCAAAAACGAACAGCCCTTCAATGAAGTGTTCGTAAATAGCCTCATAAGCCGTACCCTGGCCTTCCCGGAAAGCCCTTAATAATTCTGTATCATTAACACTTAAACGCAACGACCAAAAGTAGTCAAAAAAATATTCCGTAGATTTCCTGCTCTCGTTGTCTGCATCCGGATAAGAAAAAACTAATGCGTATTAATTACACAATAATCCCTATCTTCCAACTCTCAAATCAACGATTGCCATGGTTTCAGCCAAAACAAACAGCATTCTCCCCAAGCCCAAACTCACTGCTGCCCAGATCTTCAATATGAGCTTCGGATTCCTCGGGATCCAGTTCGGATTTGCTTTGCAGAACTCCAATGCCAGCGGGATCCTCCGCAATTATGGTGCGGAAGTGGAACACCTGAGCTGGTTCTGGCTGGCGGCGCCGCTGATCGGATTGATCGTTCAGCCCATTGTTGGCCATTATTCCGACAGAACCTGGAACAGGCTCGGAAGACGCAGACCTTATTTTCTCGCAGGAGCCATCCTCAGTTCCAGCGCACTCGCGCTGATGCCCAATGCAAATATCTTAGGGAATATCGCACCACTGGTGATCATCGGGGCAGGATTCCTCATGATCATGGACGCCTGTTTCAACCTGGCTATGGAACCATTCAGGGCATTGGTGGCAGATAATCTTCCGGATTCACAACGAACAAAAGGATTTGCAGTACAGACCTGCCTGATAGGAGTAGGAGCTGTATTGGGATCTGCGCTGCCTGAAATTTTAAGCAAATGGTTCGGCGTGAATGCAGAAGCGCCTGCAGGAGTGGTGGCTGATAATGTGAAGCTGGCTTTCTATATCGGCTCCAGCGTGTTTGTACTGAGTGTGCTCTGGACCGTTTTTAAAACGAAGGAATATCCCCCTGAGGAGTATGCGAAATACCACGGAGAACATGAGGTGAAGAAAGAAGGGCTGAGCGTTATCCTGAAAGATTTTGCAAAGATGCCGCGCACCATGAAGCAACTTGGACTGGTGCAGTTCTTCAGCTGGTTTGCCTTGTTCGGGATGTGGGTGTTCACAACTGATACTATCTCCACACATATTTTCGGATTGTCCATCGATGATAAAAGCTCCAAACTGTACAGGGAAGCACAGGGCTGGACAGGCGTGATCTTCGCCGTGTACAATGGCGTGTCTGCCGTATATGCATTACTGTTACCTGCCATTGCGAAGAAGATCGGAAGGAAACAGACGCATGCCATCAGCCTGCTGATCGGCGGGATAGGTCTGATCAGCATCTATTTTGCACCAAACAAGGAATTCCTCATCGGATCGATGGTTTGTGTGGGCATTGCCTGGGCCAGTATCCTGGCCATGCCTTATGTGATCCTCTCAGGATCCATTCCCGCAGGGAAGATGGGCATCTACATGGGGATCTTCAATTTCTTCATCACTATTCCACAGATATTGAATGGCATCATCGGAGGACCGATCGTAAAATATGTGTACAATAACGAGCCGGTATATGCGCTGGTTCTGGCAGGAGTATTCATGCTCTGCGCAGCTATCAGCGTGATCTATGTATACGACCCGGGTGCCATTCGCATCAAAGAAGAAAAAAATATTGCATGAGACTGATCTATTTCGTATGTGCATTACTGTTGACTGCCTCCGTGCAGTCGCAGCAAACATTGAATGTTTATCCAACGCATTGGTGGGCAGGCATGAAGAACCAGCAATTGCAATTGCTGGTAAAATCTCCGGGCATCGGGAAAACGAATGTAGCCCTGAAACCCTATGCTGGCGTACAATTGAAAGGTACTCATACATTCAAGAACCCTGATTACCTGGCTATCGATCTCCAGATCGGAGGCACTGCAAAGCCCGGAGAGTTGCAATTCAGTTTTGCAGAAAAAGGGAAATCTGCAAAGCAGGTCAAATATATCCTGAAAGCGCGCGATAAAGGCAATGGCCGCACACGGATCAAAGGCGTAGGTACGGAAGACTTTATCTATCTCATCATGCCGGACCGCTTCAGCAATGGCGACCCTTCCAACGATAAGGTGCCGGGCATGCTGGACCAAAGCCTCGACAGATCGGATATCTGGCACAGGCATGGAGGCGACCTGAAAGGGATCGAAAATCAACTGGACTATCTGCAGGACATCGGCGTAACGGCACTCTGGCTGAATCCAGTCCTGGAGAACGATATGCCCAACCGTACGGAACACGGCTATGCAGCCACCGATCATTACAGCATCGATCCCCGTCTTGGAGGCATCAAAGCCTATCACAGCCTGATCAACGCACTGCACAAACGCGACATGAAGATCATCCAGGATGCTGTATACAACCATGTTGGCATCCATCATTTCCTGTATAAGGAAATGCCGGACAGCAGCTGGTTCCACTGGTGGCCATCGTATACCAATACTACCTATAAGGATCAAACGCTGATGGATCCCTATGCGGCAGCTATCGATAAAAAGAAAATGAGCGATGGCTGGTTCGTGCCCGGCATGCCTGATCTCAATCAGCACAATCCTTTCATGGCGAATTTTCTCATTCAGCACGCTATCTGGTGCACGGAAGAATTCGGACTGGACGGATGGCGCATCGATACCTACGCCTACAATGATCTCGAATTCATGAACCGCTGCAACAAAGCCCTGCTGGATGAATATCCGCAACTGCATATCTTCGGCGAAACATGGGTGCACGGAGTGGCCAACCAGAGCTATTTTGCAGCCAACAATATCGATATTCCCTATAAAAGCAACCTGCCTGGCGTTACGGATTTCCAGCTCAATCTCTATGGTATCGTACCTGCACTCACACAGGCTTTCGGCTGGACGGATGGCGTGAACAAATTGTACAGCACCGCTGCCAAAGATTTTCTGTATAAAGATCCCAAACGCAATGTGATCTTTTTGGATAATCATGATATCAGCCGTTTCTATTCTCAGGTAGGAGAGAGCATCCCCAAACTGAAAATGGGACTAAGCTGGCTGCTCACGTACAGGGGCATCCCACAACTCTATTACGGAACTGAAGTTCTGCTCAAAGGATTTGCCAACCCTGACGGACTGGTGCGCCAGGATTTCCCGGGCGGATGGGCAGGAGATTCCAGCAACAAATTCACAGCAGCCGGAAGAACACCTGAAGAGAATGAGGTATTCAATCATATGCGCAGCCTGTCGAGGTTCAGGCTTGGTTCCCCTGCATTGCAACATGGAAAAATGATGCAATATGTTCCGGAAGATGGCGTGTATGTTTACTTCCGTTATGATGCAAAGCAGACCATCCTCTGCATCATGAACACCAACGATCAACCCAAAACCATTGCTGCATCCCGTTTTGAAGAGCGATTCAAAGGATTCAGCAGTGCCAGGGACATCATCACCAATCAAGATATCAGTATCAGAGATTCTATTACCATTCCGTCATATACCTTGCTCACTGCTGAATTGGTTCGATAATTCCTGTATCTTTAAGTACCATGGTACCACCCTTGAAGTATGAGGAATTGCATTTTGTAGATACCACCCGTCCGGTGTGGAATTATTCGCTTTTTTCAGATGAGGACATCAGCAATTATCAGCAGGGAACGAATTACTCACTCTATGAGCTTTTCGGATCGCATGCGATAACTGTATTGGAACAGCCCGGTTATTATTTTGCCGTGTGGGCACCCAATGCCACGTATGTGTCTGTGATCGGGAACTTCAATCACTGGGATACAGAGTCCCACCCGCTGACTGTGCGATTGGACAATTCAGGCATCTGGGAAGGTTTCATTCCCGGTATGGCAAAGGGCGAAGTGTACAAGTACCATATCCATGGTTACAAGGGACGCAGGCTTGATAAAGGAGATCCCTATGCGAATTTCTGGGAACGAAGGCCGCAAACAGCCAGTATCACCTGGAACCTGGATTATGAATGGAAGGACAGTGAATGGATGGAAAATCGTGCTGCACACAATGCTACTGATGCGCCCTGGAGCGTGTATGAGATGCATCTCGCCAGCTGGATGCGCCCGCATCCGAACGACGAAGAAAGCTACAATACCTACGATCAGATACGTGAAAGACTGGTGCCCTATCTTTTGGAAATGCAATTCACGCATGTTGAGTTCATGCCCGTGATGGAACATCCGTTCGATGGAAGCTGGGGCTACCAGGGCACAGGTTACTTTGCGCCAACATCCCGCTTTGGAGATCCGCAGGCATTCATGGAACTGATCAATGCATTGCACCAGGCAGGCATTGGCGTGATACTGGATTGGGTGCCTTCACATTTTCCCTACGATGCGCATGGCCTCTTCATGTTCGATGGAAATCATACCTATGAATATGCTGACATGCGCAAGGGATTTCACCCGGACTGGAACAGTTATATCTTCAACTATAAACGCGGAGAAATAAAATCATTCCTCATCAGCAGCGCAAGATTCTGGTTCGATCTTTTCCATATCGATGGTATCCGCGTTGATGCAGTGAGCTCCGTGATCAAGCTCAACTACTCCCGTACTCACGGTCAATGGGAACCGAATGAGTTCGGCGGCGATGGCAATATCGAAGCCATTGCTTTCATCCGCGATCTCAACGAAACCATCTACCGCGATTTCCCGGATGTACAAACCATTGCCGAAGAAGCAACAGACTGGCCGGGAGTATCGAGACCCACTTATGCAGACGGGCTCGGATTCGGCATGAAATGGATGATGGGCTGGATGCACGATACACTGGACTACTTCCATATGGACCCGTTGTTCAGAAGCCATTACCAGGATAAATTCGCCTTCAGCATGATGTACTACTATGATGAGAATTTCATGCTGCCCCTCAGTCATGATGAAGTAGTACACGGCAAAAGCCCCATGCTTTACAAAATGCCCGGCGATGAATGGCAGAAACATGCCAATCTCCGGACACTCTACACTTACATGTTCACACATCCCGGAGGCAAACTCCTGTTCATGGGCAACGAATTCGGAGCTACGGAAGAATGGAATTACAAATCCGAACTGCAATGGTACCTGCTGCAATATGAACCGCATAGCAAGCTGAAAGATTGCGTACGGGATCTCAATAAACTGCTTCGGTCAGAACCTGCATTATACGAATACCAGTTCAGTGAAAAAGGATTCGAATGGATCGATCTCAACCATCGCGATGAATGTGTGGTGGCTTACAGACGAAAAGGCAAACTTCCTGAAAACGACATCCTGGTAATTCTTAACCTTACTCCTGAAGTGAGGCGCGACTGGAAGCTGTATGCCAAAGGGAAAAAGTCGTGGAAAGAGGTCTACAATTCAGATGATAAAAAGTATTGGGGAACGGGAGACGTGTTCAATCCTGAAATTAATACCATTTTAGTGGACAAAAATCAGCTCCTTTACGAAATAAACGTACATTTACCGGCGTTGGGAGCAGTGGTTTTACGTTGATCTCAACCTTTACACGTACACGTATACCTTATAAGATCCAATACTCTGAAACATGGTTAAGTACCTCGTTATTGCAGGTGGCTTGCTAATGTCCGCAGCCGCCTACAGTCAAGCAGACAGCGCCGCTTTCTATCAACAGAAAGGCAATGCAGAAAAACAAGCCCGGCGTTATAAGGAAGCAGAAAAGAACTTCCTGAAGGCTTCTCAATTCGATCCCAAAAACACAGCTGTTCAAATTGATCTTGCTGCCGTATTGCAGGAGATGAATCGCTATGCAGAAGCGAGAGAAAAGCTGCTGGCAGTGGAAAGGGCAGATCCCAACAATCTGACTGTTGTGGAGAATCTCGCTGATCTGAGTGTGAACATGCGCAAATGGGAAGACCTGATCCGTCTTGCGGATCGCATGAAACAACTCGGCAGCAAGAAATCGAACAACTTCTATCTCGCCAAGGCACACTACGAGCTGGAGCACTACGGAGACGCACTAAAATACTGTGAA
This portion of the Pseudobacter ginsenosidimutans genome encodes:
- a CDS encoding SusC/RagA family TonB-linked outer membrane protein codes for the protein MQLTAGFLLIFCLSLSASTSSQTITYSGTNVPMEKIFNVIKEKTGYFVMRENTNPVSSHKISISVKNMQLRDFLGMILKDLGYEFTIRSKTIFIKEKKQAVLNREKRLLLYPELPPLRIHVVDSTGKPLHGASIVIKNKHSVVTDKDGWANVDVAEGDVLTISFIGFEPVDYRVTAADIGSSQLFRTIRLKQSPNDMQEVVFNAGYYSVKDKQRTGSISRVTTKDIENQPVTNLLSAIQGRMAGVSITQYTGVPGGGYDIQIRGRNSLRVLGGGVINSDGNQPLYVIDGIPISEMKSDANNSLFPLSRINPLNSIDINTIGSIEILKDADATAIYGSRGANGVVLITTKKGRSGKASISLNSAFALSKASSRLKMMNTEQYLDMRRQAFANAGITQYPANAYDVNGTWDQSRYTNWRKELIGNTATSMNTQVSVNGGNETTSYLLTLSHNEQTTVFNKDFKYKTNTISNSIGHRSRDNRFRLNISNSFSLLQNNVISSDVTKSSHTLSPNAPALYKEDGSLNWENNTFTNPVAAFQSTYSNDSKQFLTNINLQYELFNNFQLKLSGGINYQDFEEWRINPNTIYNPAYVTGQSAAYSNTSKNNQDRFTIITEPQVNWSYKKEDHRLDILAGGTFQQDKNRQGSMQGVGFQSNVFIRNIGAATTKIISDQVQTVYKYAAVFSRLNYQFKDRYIFNITARRDGSSRFGPNKRFGNFGAAGAAWVFSEEKFFRDLNWLSFGKLRSSYGSAGSDNIGDYQYLDTYTISSAMYDGVTSLNPTKLYNGDYSWEKTVKWDIALELGFLDDRINASFNWYRNRSSNQLVGYQLSAVTGFESVQANLPAIVQNSGVEIELSADPLPSASVIQWKSSLNLSLPRTKLISFPGLEGSPYASSFIVGYPTTILKLYHLEGVDPATGLYRFTDYNHDGKVASPDDNKIIENIGARFFGGWNNTIQYKNWELSFLLQFVKQKQKNYNATMGNPGLMFNQPVEVLNVWSPQNPDGIYSPYLNTARPQQTFFERSDITVSDASYVRLKNVQLSYRFSGKSVFRDLKIYFQGQNMLTWTNYFGIDPEFFTLGYLPPLKSYSFGLQINF
- a CDS encoding FecR family protein, which produces MTPRSEHIARLFDKYLKGEISPAELEELESWRQVSPRHDAAFEELLDGQYLSDWLHRKQLLNKERALAILQQQFPEMKPAIDLPQVSKVVRRVSILRTAWLRYAAAIILLFGAGTYFYFRQLKQDTQITGTGPSTNKKDILPGTNRAVLTLSGGQQVVLDSSAAGTIRDGALSIENSQGSISYSNTGIVLINTITTPKGGQFQLTLADGTKVWLNAASSITYPTAFTDKKREVNITGEVFFEVAPNASKSFVVRTPEEEIVVLGTAFNVNAYPDENGVKTSLLNGRVKIGEKILVPGQAFLNGHIAATDIDQDLAWKNGVFNFRNIPFDKAMRQLARWYDMEIVYDAGVPKKMLDGEMDRDLSLKDALDGLDGMGASFRIEGRILHVRALQ
- a CDS encoding RNA polymerase sigma factor — encoded protein: MRLSVNDTELLRAFREGQGTAYEAIYEHFIEGLFVFADHMVRDTQVAEDIAIQALAKSFTRHQDFETLAKLKSFLFTSANNAALDYIKTQKRHSRAHQEIKYLQNEMDDAELNYIRSEAILAVNAAIEALPSQLQRVIRLSFVEGMKLTEVAAEMQLSYNTVQNYKARALELMRLHLLGNKWLTSAGLWLTLSLLEKK
- a CDS encoding MFS transporter, giving the protein MVSAKTNSILPKPKLTAAQIFNMSFGFLGIQFGFALQNSNASGILRNYGAEVEHLSWFWLAAPLIGLIVQPIVGHYSDRTWNRLGRRRPYFLAGAILSSSALALMPNANILGNIAPLVIIGAGFLMIMDACFNLAMEPFRALVADNLPDSQRTKGFAVQTCLIGVGAVLGSALPEILSKWFGVNAEAPAGVVADNVKLAFYIGSSVFVLSVLWTVFKTKEYPPEEYAKYHGEHEVKKEGLSVILKDFAKMPRTMKQLGLVQFFSWFALFGMWVFTTDTISTHIFGLSIDDKSSKLYREAQGWTGVIFAVYNGVSAVYALLLPAIAKKIGRKQTHAISLLIGGIGLISIYFAPNKEFLIGSMVCVGIAWASILAMPYVILSGSIPAGKMGIYMGIFNFFITIPQILNGIIGGPIVKYVYNNEPVYALVLAGVFMLCAAISVIYVYDPGAIRIKEEKNIA
- a CDS encoding glycoside hydrolase family 13 protein; the protein is MRLIYFVCALLLTASVQSQQTLNVYPTHWWAGMKNQQLQLLVKSPGIGKTNVALKPYAGVQLKGTHTFKNPDYLAIDLQIGGTAKPGELQFSFAEKGKSAKQVKYILKARDKGNGRTRIKGVGTEDFIYLIMPDRFSNGDPSNDKVPGMLDQSLDRSDIWHRHGGDLKGIENQLDYLQDIGVTALWLNPVLENDMPNRTEHGYAATDHYSIDPRLGGIKAYHSLINALHKRDMKIIQDAVYNHVGIHHFLYKEMPDSSWFHWWPSYTNTTYKDQTLMDPYAAAIDKKKMSDGWFVPGMPDLNQHNPFMANFLIQHAIWCTEEFGLDGWRIDTYAYNDLEFMNRCNKALLDEYPQLHIFGETWVHGVANQSYFAANNIDIPYKSNLPGVTDFQLNLYGIVPALTQAFGWTDGVNKLYSTAAKDFLYKDPKRNVIFLDNHDISRFYSQVGESIPKLKMGLSWLLTYRGIPQLYYGTEVLLKGFANPDGLVRQDFPGGWAGDSSNKFTAAGRTPEENEVFNHMRSLSRFRLGSPALQHGKMMQYVPEDGVYVYFRYDAKQTILCIMNTNDQPKTIAASRFEERFKGFSSARDIITNQDISIRDSITIPSYTLLTAELVR
- the glgB gene encoding 1,4-alpha-glucan branching protein GlgB, with the protein product MVPPLKYEELHFVDTTRPVWNYSLFSDEDISNYQQGTNYSLYELFGSHAITVLEQPGYYFAVWAPNATYVSVIGNFNHWDTESHPLTVRLDNSGIWEGFIPGMAKGEVYKYHIHGYKGRRLDKGDPYANFWERRPQTASITWNLDYEWKDSEWMENRAAHNATDAPWSVYEMHLASWMRPHPNDEESYNTYDQIRERLVPYLLEMQFTHVEFMPVMEHPFDGSWGYQGTGYFAPTSRFGDPQAFMELINALHQAGIGVILDWVPSHFPYDAHGLFMFDGNHTYEYADMRKGFHPDWNSYIFNYKRGEIKSFLISSARFWFDLFHIDGIRVDAVSSVIKLNYSRTHGQWEPNEFGGDGNIEAIAFIRDLNETIYRDFPDVQTIAEEATDWPGVSRPTYADGLGFGMKWMMGWMHDTLDYFHMDPLFRSHYQDKFAFSMMYYYDENFMLPLSHDEVVHGKSPMLYKMPGDEWQKHANLRTLYTYMFTHPGGKLLFMGNEFGATEEWNYKSELQWYLLQYEPHSKLKDCVRDLNKLLRSEPALYEYQFSEKGFEWIDLNHRDECVVAYRRKGKLPENDILVILNLTPEVRRDWKLYAKGKKSWKEVYNSDDKKYWGTGDVFNPEINTILVDKNQLLYEINVHLPALGAVVLR